A window of the Osmia lignaria lignaria isolate PbOS001 chromosome 2, iyOsmLign1, whole genome shotgun sequence genome harbors these coding sequences:
- the LOC117607072 gene encoding dual 3',5'-cyclic-AMP and -GMP phosphodiesterase 11 isoform X3 — protein MNVIKNEKGGKFEFFILGTRNAVKLAASAGNPSAAVAASAHPPVLWSSRRKPVGLHLRSIEEPRMTAETAAPCVQGMQGVQTVMSVQGTLQQVQDGKSTGGGYYCSTSAVYDPEYARMEAWLDEHPDFVSDYFLRKSSMNTIAQLSFSMPRGCWRSIKQAIRKLINIELRRGKLFVDRKVTRQTVDMWLVSHATPTSSSSSCMELSSPTHTGGTSSSGRGGSGGSGATTPVRKISAHEFERGGLLKPIVNTIDGTPTFLSVSPGDSGQPGVQQVGSGNSNRPQRRSRHELRHLDEKDLIFELVKDICNELDVRSLCHKILQNVSTLLHADRGSLFLVQGERGGGCMPSSQNHDTSSNNTSGNANLNKTGNGNSGQRGGTGYSRSRCLVSKLFDVCSRSTLLEMEKKDEIKIPWGTGIVGYVAESGEPVNIPDAYKDSRFNREIDALTGYRTRALLCMPIKDCNGDVIGVAQVINKLGGEGQFTAQDEKVFAGYLQFCGIGLRNAQLYEKSQLEVKRNQVLLDLARMIFEEQSTIEHMVLRILTHTQSLIQCQRVQVLLVHKASKGSFSRVFDFEANDLTGEDSDSRTSPFESRFPINVGITGYVATTGETVNIPNAYEDPRFDPSVDDGTGFRHRTILCMPIKNSSGQIIGVIQLINKFNDLAFTKNDENFVEAFAIFCGMGIHNTHMYEKAVIAMAKQSVTLEVLSYHASASLEDAQRLRGLRVPSSANFQLHDFKFDDIYMEDDETLTACLRMFLDLDFVERFHIDYDVLCRWLLSVKKNYRNVTYHNWRHAFNVAQMMFAILTATQWWKIFGEIECLALIIACLCHDLDHRGTNNSFQIKASSPLAQLYSTSTMEHHHFDQCLMILSSQGNQILSNLSPEEYSRVVKVLEEAILSTDLAVYFRKRGAFLSLARGGDYNWAYSDHRELLRGMLMTVCDLAAITKPWDVEKRVAELVSSEFFEQGDIERRTLNITPIDIMNREKEDQLPIMQVGFIDSICLPIYEAFALLSDKLEPLVEGVRKNKQHWLEVAESRCKMENCTNHDRTPPMSDNEVASEQADQ, from the exons atgaatgtaattaaaaatgagaAAGGAGGAAAGTTTGAATTTTTCATACTAG gtACGCGGAACGCAGTCAAGCTGGCTGCTTCCGCCGGTAATCCGTCCGCTGCCGTCGCCGCGTCCGCGCATCCTCCTGTGCTTTGGAGCTCGCGCAGGAAGCCGG TAGGCCTGCACTTGCGGAGCATCGAAGAGCCGAGGATGACGGCGGAGACGGCAGCTCCTTGTGTGCAGGGGATGCAAGGGGTGCAGACCGTTATGTCGGTGCAGGGCACGTTGCAACAAGTGCAAGATGGAAAGTCCACCGGTGGTGGTTACTATTGTTCCACTTCTGCCGTTTACGACCCGGAATACGCCCGCATGGAAGCTTGGCTCGACGAACATCCTGATTTCGTCAGTGACTACTTTCTaag GAAGTCATCGATGAATACGATAGCACAACTGTCCTTTTCTATGCCACGTGGATGTTGGAGATCGATAAAACAGgcaataagaaaattaattaacattgaaTTAAGGAGAGGGAAATTGTTTGTCGATAGGAAAGTGACGAGACAGACAGTGGACATGTGGCTGGTATCACACGCGACTCCAACATCATCGTCGAGCAGTTGCATGGAACTATCGAGTCCGACCCATACGGGTGGTACATCGTCTTCTGGTCGGGGTGGTTCTGGTGGATCAGGCGCGACCACCCCCGTTCGAAAGATCTCGGCTCATGAATTCGAACGCGGTGGTTTGCTGAAACCGATCGTTAACACGATCGACGGGACCCCGACCTTCCTGAGCGTGTCACCCGGTGATTCCGGCCAACCGGGTGTTCAGCAGGTCGGTTCTGGAAATTCGAACAGACCTCAAAGACGATCCAGACACGAACTCAGGCATCTTGACGAAAAGGATCTCATCTTTGAATtg GTTAAAGACATCTGTAACGAACTAGACGTGAGGTCGTTGTGTCACAAGATCTTGCAGAATGTGAGCACCCTGTTGCACGCGGATCGTGGCTCGCTGTTTCTCGTACAGGGCGAAAGAGGTGGTGGTTGCATGCCTTCATCGCAAAATCATGATACCTCGTCGAATAATACGAGTGGCAACGCGAACCTAAATAAAACGGGGAACGGGAACTCGGGACAACGTGGTGGCACGGGATACTCGAGGAGCAGATGCCTGGTCTCGAAGTTGTTTGATGTGTGTTCAAGGTCGACGTTACTCGAGATGGAGAAGAAAGACGAGATCAAAATTCCCTGGGGCACGGGAATTGTCGGATACGTCGCTGAAAGTGGAGAACCTGTTAACATACCAGATGCTTACAAG GACTCGAGGTTCAATCGTGAAATCGATGCATTAACAGGGTATAGAACAAGAGCCCTATTATGTATGCCAATAAAGGACTGTAACGGAGATGTGATCGGTGTTGCCCAAGTGATTAACAAACTCGGTGGTGAAGGACAATTCACCGCGCAAGATGAGAAAGTTTTCGCTGGTTATTTGCAATTTTGTGGAATTGGATTGAGGAATGCACAATTGTACGAAAAGAGTCAATTGGAAGTGAAAAGAAATCAG GTACTTTTGGATTTGGCTAGAATGATTTTCGAAGAACAGAGCACAATAGAACACATGGTGTTGCGAATATTAACGCACACCCAATCGTTAATACAGTGTCAACGGGTACAG GTTCTCCTCGTGCACAAAGCATCGAAGGGTAGTTTTTCAAGGGTATTCGATTTCGAGGCGAACGATCTTACTGGCGAGGATTCCGATTCTCGCACTAG TCCATTCGAGAGTAGATTCCCAATAAATGTTGGCATCACTGGTTACGTTGCTACAACTGGTGAG ACGGTAAACATACCGAATGCCTACGAGGATCCAAGGTTCGACCCTTCGGTTGACGATGGTACCGGTTTTAGGCATCGTACCATACTTTGTATGCCCATCAAGAACTCATCGGGTCAGATCATCGGTGTCATTCAACTGATCAACAAGTTCAACGACCTTGCCTTTACAAAAAATGACGAGAATTTCGTCGAAGCGTTCGCTATTTTTTGTGGCATGGGCATTCATAATACGCACAT GTACGAAAAAGCTGTGATAGCAATGGCCAAACAGAGCGTCACGTTAGAAGTATTGAGTTACCATGCTTCGGCATCGTTAGAAGATGCGCAAAGACTAAGG ggCTTAAGAGTGCCTTCATCAGCGAATTTTCAATTGCACGATTTTAAATTTGACGACATTTACATGGAAGACGACGAAACATTAACAGCCTGTCTTCGCATGTTTTTGGATCTCGACTTTGTCGAACGTTTTCATATCGATTACGACGTACTTTGTCGTTGGCTTCTAAGTGTAAAAAAGAATTACAGAAATGTTACCTATCACAATTGGCGTCACGCATTTAACGTCGCTCAAATGATGTTCGCTATTTTAACT GCCACACAATGGTGGAAAATTTTTGGGGAGATCGAATGCCTTGCGCTTATTATCGCTTGTTTGTGTCACGATCTAGATCATCGAGGCACAAATAACTCTTTTCAAATTAA AGCATCGTCACCGCTCGCGCAACTCTATTCGACATCGACGATGGAGCATCATCATTTCGATCAGTGTCTGATGATACTGAGTAGTCAAGGGAACCAAATCCTGTCGAATTTATCGCCTGAAGAATATTCTCGCGTGGTAAAAGTTCTCGAAGAGGCGATCCTTTCTACCGACCTAGCGGTATACTTCCGGAAAAGGGGTGCTTTCCTTAGTTTAGCCAGGGGTGGTGATTACAATTGGGCTTATAGCGATCATCGAGAACTTCTACGAGGAATGTTAATGACCGTCTGCGATCTGGCGGCTATAACGAAACCTTGGGATGTCGAGAAAAGAGTAGCAGAATTAGTCAGTAGCGAGTTCTTCGAGCAAGGAGACATTGAAAGGCGGACCCTCAATATCACTCCCATT GACATTATGAATCGAGAAAAGGAAGATCAGCTACCAATTATGCAAGTTGGCTTCATCGATTCGATCTGCCTTCCTATTTACGAG GCATTTGCTTTATTATCGGATAAGTTGGAACCATTGGTCGAAGGTGTGCGCAAGAATAAACAACACTGGCTCGAAGTCGCTGAATCCAGATGTAAAATGGAGAACTGTACAAATCACGATAGGACGCCGCCGATGTCCGATAACGAAGTAGCCAGTGAGCAGGCGGACCAATAA
- the LOC117607072 gene encoding dual 3',5'-cyclic-AMP and -GMP phosphodiesterase 11 isoform X9, whose product MQLKKAMLKIFDQCLHLRSIEEPRMTAETAAPCVQGMQGVQTVMSVQGTLQQVQDGKSTGGGYYCSTSAVYDPEYARMEAWLDEHPDFVSDYFLRKVTRQTVDMWLVSHATPTSSSSSCMELSSPTHTGGTSSSGRGGSGGSGATTPVRKISAHEFERGGLLKPIVNTIDGTPTFLSVSPGDSGQPGVQQVGSGNSNRPQRRSRHELRHLDEKDLIFELVKDICNELDVRSLCHKILQNVSTLLHADRGSLFLVQGERGGGCMPSSQNHDTSSNNTSGNANLNKTGNGNSGQRGGTGYSRSRCLVSKLFDVCSRSTLLEMEKKDEIKIPWGTGIVGYVAESGEPVNIPDAYKDSRFNREIDALTGYRTRALLCMPIKDCNGDVIGVAQVINKLGGEGQFTAQDEKVFAGYLQFCGIGLRNAQLYEKSQLEVKRNQVLLDLARMIFEEQSTIEHMVLRILTHTQSLIQCQRVQVLLVHKASKGSFSRVFDFEANDLTGEDSDSRTSPFESRFPINVGITGYVATTGETVNIPNAYEDPRFDPSVDDGTGFRHRTILCMPIKNSSGQIIGVIQLINKFNDLAFTKNDENFVEAFAIFCGMGIHNTHMYEKAVIAMAKQSVTLEVLSYHASASLEDAQRLRGLRVPSSANFQLHDFKFDDIYMEDDETLTACLRMFLDLDFVERFHIDYDVLCRWLLSVKKNYRNVTYHNWRHAFNVAQMMFAILTATQWWKIFGEIECLALIIACLCHDLDHRGTNNSFQIKASSPLAQLYSTSTMEHHHFDQCLMILSSQGNQILSNLSPEEYSRVVKVLEEAILSTDLAVYFRKRGAFLSLARGGDYNWAYSDHRELLRGMLMTVCDLAAITKPWDVEKRVAELVSSEFFEQGDIERRTLNITPIDIMNREKEDQLPIMQVGFIDSICLPIYEAFALLSDKLEPLVEGVRKNKQHWLEVAESRCKMENCTNHDRTPPMSDNEVASEQADQ is encoded by the exons ATGCAGCTGAAGAAAGCTATGCTTAAGATTTTCGATCAAT GCCTGCACTTGCGGAGCATCGAAGAGCCGAGGATGACGGCGGAGACGGCAGCTCCTTGTGTGCAGGGGATGCAAGGGGTGCAGACCGTTATGTCGGTGCAGGGCACGTTGCAACAAGTGCAAGATGGAAAGTCCACCGGTGGTGGTTACTATTGTTCCACTTCTGCCGTTTACGACCCGGAATACGCCCGCATGGAAGCTTGGCTCGACGAACATCCTGATTTCGTCAGTGACTACTTTCTaag GAAAGTGACGAGACAGACAGTGGACATGTGGCTGGTATCACACGCGACTCCAACATCATCGTCGAGCAGTTGCATGGAACTATCGAGTCCGACCCATACGGGTGGTACATCGTCTTCTGGTCGGGGTGGTTCTGGTGGATCAGGCGCGACCACCCCCGTTCGAAAGATCTCGGCTCATGAATTCGAACGCGGTGGTTTGCTGAAACCGATCGTTAACACGATCGACGGGACCCCGACCTTCCTGAGCGTGTCACCCGGTGATTCCGGCCAACCGGGTGTTCAGCAGGTCGGTTCTGGAAATTCGAACAGACCTCAAAGACGATCCAGACACGAACTCAGGCATCTTGACGAAAAGGATCTCATCTTTGAATtg GTTAAAGACATCTGTAACGAACTAGACGTGAGGTCGTTGTGTCACAAGATCTTGCAGAATGTGAGCACCCTGTTGCACGCGGATCGTGGCTCGCTGTTTCTCGTACAGGGCGAAAGAGGTGGTGGTTGCATGCCTTCATCGCAAAATCATGATACCTCGTCGAATAATACGAGTGGCAACGCGAACCTAAATAAAACGGGGAACGGGAACTCGGGACAACGTGGTGGCACGGGATACTCGAGGAGCAGATGCCTGGTCTCGAAGTTGTTTGATGTGTGTTCAAGGTCGACGTTACTCGAGATGGAGAAGAAAGACGAGATCAAAATTCCCTGGGGCACGGGAATTGTCGGATACGTCGCTGAAAGTGGAGAACCTGTTAACATACCAGATGCTTACAAG GACTCGAGGTTCAATCGTGAAATCGATGCATTAACAGGGTATAGAACAAGAGCCCTATTATGTATGCCAATAAAGGACTGTAACGGAGATGTGATCGGTGTTGCCCAAGTGATTAACAAACTCGGTGGTGAAGGACAATTCACCGCGCAAGATGAGAAAGTTTTCGCTGGTTATTTGCAATTTTGTGGAATTGGATTGAGGAATGCACAATTGTACGAAAAGAGTCAATTGGAAGTGAAAAGAAATCAG GTACTTTTGGATTTGGCTAGAATGATTTTCGAAGAACAGAGCACAATAGAACACATGGTGTTGCGAATATTAACGCACACCCAATCGTTAATACAGTGTCAACGGGTACAG GTTCTCCTCGTGCACAAAGCATCGAAGGGTAGTTTTTCAAGGGTATTCGATTTCGAGGCGAACGATCTTACTGGCGAGGATTCCGATTCTCGCACTAG TCCATTCGAGAGTAGATTCCCAATAAATGTTGGCATCACTGGTTACGTTGCTACAACTGGTGAG ACGGTAAACATACCGAATGCCTACGAGGATCCAAGGTTCGACCCTTCGGTTGACGATGGTACCGGTTTTAGGCATCGTACCATACTTTGTATGCCCATCAAGAACTCATCGGGTCAGATCATCGGTGTCATTCAACTGATCAACAAGTTCAACGACCTTGCCTTTACAAAAAATGACGAGAATTTCGTCGAAGCGTTCGCTATTTTTTGTGGCATGGGCATTCATAATACGCACAT GTACGAAAAAGCTGTGATAGCAATGGCCAAACAGAGCGTCACGTTAGAAGTATTGAGTTACCATGCTTCGGCATCGTTAGAAGATGCGCAAAGACTAAGG ggCTTAAGAGTGCCTTCATCAGCGAATTTTCAATTGCACGATTTTAAATTTGACGACATTTACATGGAAGACGACGAAACATTAACAGCCTGTCTTCGCATGTTTTTGGATCTCGACTTTGTCGAACGTTTTCATATCGATTACGACGTACTTTGTCGTTGGCTTCTAAGTGTAAAAAAGAATTACAGAAATGTTACCTATCACAATTGGCGTCACGCATTTAACGTCGCTCAAATGATGTTCGCTATTTTAACT GCCACACAATGGTGGAAAATTTTTGGGGAGATCGAATGCCTTGCGCTTATTATCGCTTGTTTGTGTCACGATCTAGATCATCGAGGCACAAATAACTCTTTTCAAATTAA AGCATCGTCACCGCTCGCGCAACTCTATTCGACATCGACGATGGAGCATCATCATTTCGATCAGTGTCTGATGATACTGAGTAGTCAAGGGAACCAAATCCTGTCGAATTTATCGCCTGAAGAATATTCTCGCGTGGTAAAAGTTCTCGAAGAGGCGATCCTTTCTACCGACCTAGCGGTATACTTCCGGAAAAGGGGTGCTTTCCTTAGTTTAGCCAGGGGTGGTGATTACAATTGGGCTTATAGCGATCATCGAGAACTTCTACGAGGAATGTTAATGACCGTCTGCGATCTGGCGGCTATAACGAAACCTTGGGATGTCGAGAAAAGAGTAGCAGAATTAGTCAGTAGCGAGTTCTTCGAGCAAGGAGACATTGAAAGGCGGACCCTCAATATCACTCCCATT GACATTATGAATCGAGAAAAGGAAGATCAGCTACCAATTATGCAAGTTGGCTTCATCGATTCGATCTGCCTTCCTATTTACGAG GCATTTGCTTTATTATCGGATAAGTTGGAACCATTGGTCGAAGGTGTGCGCAAGAATAAACAACACTGGCTCGAAGTCGCTGAATCCAGATGTAAAATGGAGAACTGTACAAATCACGATAGGACGCCGCCGATGTCCGATAACGAAGTAGCCAGTGAGCAGGCGGACCAATAA
- the LOC117607072 gene encoding dual 3',5'-cyclic-AMP and -GMP phosphodiesterase 11 isoform X4 has product MQLKKAMLKIFDQLGLHLRSIEEPRMTAETAAPCVQGMQGVQTVMSVQGTLQQVQDGKSTGGGYYCSTSAVYDPEYARMEAWLDEHPDFVSDYFLRKSSMNTIAQLSFSMPRGCWRSIKQAIRKLINIELRRGKLFVDRKVTRQTVDMWLVSHATPTSSSSSCMELSSPTHTGGTSSSGRGGSGGSGATTPVRKISAHEFERGGLLKPIVNTIDGTPTFLSVSPGDSGQPGVQQVGSGNSNRPQRRSRHELRHLDEKDLIFELVKDICNELDVRSLCHKILQNVSTLLHADRGSLFLVQGERGGGCMPSSQNHDTSSNNTSGNANLNKTGNGNSGQRGGTGYSRSRCLVSKLFDVCSRSTLLEMEKKDEIKIPWGTGIVGYVAESGEPVNIPDAYKDSRFNREIDALTGYRTRALLCMPIKDCNGDVIGVAQVINKLGGEGQFTAQDEKVFAGYLQFCGIGLRNAQLYEKSQLEVKRNQVLLDLARMIFEEQSTIEHMVLRILTHTQSLIQCQRVQVLLVHKASKGSFSRVFDFEANDLTGEDSDSRTRNLTCIRFCSCSPFESRFPINVGITGYVATTGETVNIPNAYEDPRFDPSVDDGTGFRHRTILCMPIKNSSGQIIGVIQLINKFNDLAFTKNDENFVEAFAIFCGMGIHNTHMYEKAVIAMAKQSVTLEVLSYHASASLEDAQRLRGLRVPSSANFQLHDFKFDDIYMEDDETLTACLRMFLDLDFVERFHIDYDVLCRWLLSVKKNYRNVTYHNWRHAFNVAQMMFAILTATQWWKIFGEIECLALIIACLCHDLDHRGTNNSFQIKASSPLAQLYSTSTMEHHHFDQCLMILSSQGNQILSNLSPEEYSRVVKVLEEAILSTDLAVYFRKRGAFLSLARGGDYNWAYSDHRELLRGMLMTVCDLAAITKPWDVEKRVAELVSSEFFEQGDIERRTLNITPIDIMNREKEDQLPIMQVGFIDSICLPIYEAFALLSDKLEPLVEGVRKNKQHWLEVAESRCKMENCTNHDRTPPMSDNEVASEQADQ; this is encoded by the exons ATGCAGCTGAAGAAAGCTATGCTTAAGATTTTCGATCAAT TAGGCCTGCACTTGCGGAGCATCGAAGAGCCGAGGATGACGGCGGAGACGGCAGCTCCTTGTGTGCAGGGGATGCAAGGGGTGCAGACCGTTATGTCGGTGCAGGGCACGTTGCAACAAGTGCAAGATGGAAAGTCCACCGGTGGTGGTTACTATTGTTCCACTTCTGCCGTTTACGACCCGGAATACGCCCGCATGGAAGCTTGGCTCGACGAACATCCTGATTTCGTCAGTGACTACTTTCTaag GAAGTCATCGATGAATACGATAGCACAACTGTCCTTTTCTATGCCACGTGGATGTTGGAGATCGATAAAACAGgcaataagaaaattaattaacattgaaTTAAGGAGAGGGAAATTGTTTGTCGATAGGAAAGTGACGAGACAGACAGTGGACATGTGGCTGGTATCACACGCGACTCCAACATCATCGTCGAGCAGTTGCATGGAACTATCGAGTCCGACCCATACGGGTGGTACATCGTCTTCTGGTCGGGGTGGTTCTGGTGGATCAGGCGCGACCACCCCCGTTCGAAAGATCTCGGCTCATGAATTCGAACGCGGTGGTTTGCTGAAACCGATCGTTAACACGATCGACGGGACCCCGACCTTCCTGAGCGTGTCACCCGGTGATTCCGGCCAACCGGGTGTTCAGCAGGTCGGTTCTGGAAATTCGAACAGACCTCAAAGACGATCCAGACACGAACTCAGGCATCTTGACGAAAAGGATCTCATCTTTGAATtg GTTAAAGACATCTGTAACGAACTAGACGTGAGGTCGTTGTGTCACAAGATCTTGCAGAATGTGAGCACCCTGTTGCACGCGGATCGTGGCTCGCTGTTTCTCGTACAGGGCGAAAGAGGTGGTGGTTGCATGCCTTCATCGCAAAATCATGATACCTCGTCGAATAATACGAGTGGCAACGCGAACCTAAATAAAACGGGGAACGGGAACTCGGGACAACGTGGTGGCACGGGATACTCGAGGAGCAGATGCCTGGTCTCGAAGTTGTTTGATGTGTGTTCAAGGTCGACGTTACTCGAGATGGAGAAGAAAGACGAGATCAAAATTCCCTGGGGCACGGGAATTGTCGGATACGTCGCTGAAAGTGGAGAACCTGTTAACATACCAGATGCTTACAAG GACTCGAGGTTCAATCGTGAAATCGATGCATTAACAGGGTATAGAACAAGAGCCCTATTATGTATGCCAATAAAGGACTGTAACGGAGATGTGATCGGTGTTGCCCAAGTGATTAACAAACTCGGTGGTGAAGGACAATTCACCGCGCAAGATGAGAAAGTTTTCGCTGGTTATTTGCAATTTTGTGGAATTGGATTGAGGAATGCACAATTGTACGAAAAGAGTCAATTGGAAGTGAAAAGAAATCAG GTACTTTTGGATTTGGCTAGAATGATTTTCGAAGAACAGAGCACAATAGAACACATGGTGTTGCGAATATTAACGCACACCCAATCGTTAATACAGTGTCAACGGGTACAG GTTCTCCTCGTGCACAAAGCATCGAAGGGTAGTTTTTCAAGGGTATTCGATTTCGAGGCGAACGATCTTACTGGCGAGGATTCCGATTCTCGCACTAG AAACCTTACATGTATTCGGTTTTGTTCATGCAGTCCATTCGAGAGTAGATTCCCAATAAATGTTGGCATCACTGGTTACGTTGCTACAACTGGTGAG ACGGTAAACATACCGAATGCCTACGAGGATCCAAGGTTCGACCCTTCGGTTGACGATGGTACCGGTTTTAGGCATCGTACCATACTTTGTATGCCCATCAAGAACTCATCGGGTCAGATCATCGGTGTCATTCAACTGATCAACAAGTTCAACGACCTTGCCTTTACAAAAAATGACGAGAATTTCGTCGAAGCGTTCGCTATTTTTTGTGGCATGGGCATTCATAATACGCACAT GTACGAAAAAGCTGTGATAGCAATGGCCAAACAGAGCGTCACGTTAGAAGTATTGAGTTACCATGCTTCGGCATCGTTAGAAGATGCGCAAAGACTAAGG ggCTTAAGAGTGCCTTCATCAGCGAATTTTCAATTGCACGATTTTAAATTTGACGACATTTACATGGAAGACGACGAAACATTAACAGCCTGTCTTCGCATGTTTTTGGATCTCGACTTTGTCGAACGTTTTCATATCGATTACGACGTACTTTGTCGTTGGCTTCTAAGTGTAAAAAAGAATTACAGAAATGTTACCTATCACAATTGGCGTCACGCATTTAACGTCGCTCAAATGATGTTCGCTATTTTAACT GCCACACAATGGTGGAAAATTTTTGGGGAGATCGAATGCCTTGCGCTTATTATCGCTTGTTTGTGTCACGATCTAGATCATCGAGGCACAAATAACTCTTTTCAAATTAA AGCATCGTCACCGCTCGCGCAACTCTATTCGACATCGACGATGGAGCATCATCATTTCGATCAGTGTCTGATGATACTGAGTAGTCAAGGGAACCAAATCCTGTCGAATTTATCGCCTGAAGAATATTCTCGCGTGGTAAAAGTTCTCGAAGAGGCGATCCTTTCTACCGACCTAGCGGTATACTTCCGGAAAAGGGGTGCTTTCCTTAGTTTAGCCAGGGGTGGTGATTACAATTGGGCTTATAGCGATCATCGAGAACTTCTACGAGGAATGTTAATGACCGTCTGCGATCTGGCGGCTATAACGAAACCTTGGGATGTCGAGAAAAGAGTAGCAGAATTAGTCAGTAGCGAGTTCTTCGAGCAAGGAGACATTGAAAGGCGGACCCTCAATATCACTCCCATT GACATTATGAATCGAGAAAAGGAAGATCAGCTACCAATTATGCAAGTTGGCTTCATCGATTCGATCTGCCTTCCTATTTACGAG GCATTTGCTTTATTATCGGATAAGTTGGAACCATTGGTCGAAGGTGTGCGCAAGAATAAACAACACTGGCTCGAAGTCGCTGAATCCAGATGTAAAATGGAGAACTGTACAAATCACGATAGGACGCCGCCGATGTCCGATAACGAAGTAGCCAGTGAGCAGGCGGACCAATAA